In the genome of Magnolia sinica isolate HGM2019 chromosome 2, MsV1, whole genome shotgun sequence, one region contains:
- the LOC131237482 gene encoding uncharacterized protein LOC131237482, giving the protein MRSSQRFYKEPSSAWNAVLSSGTSNNNSNTLSEQQLLRLNPAKVYDVIAAVCSETSSLHANLMTMSSRLTNRSGKPFVDVAVNVLIKLVIDILIGKAISWMLNHGFCRSMALSTKYNSLPNESSQPFETMIEMNLWN; this is encoded by the exons atgagGTCTAGCCAGAGATTCTACAAGGAACCTTCAAGTGCTTGGAATGCAGTTTTGTCATCAGGAACgtcgaacaacaattcaaatacaCTGAG TGAACAGCAACTGTTGCGGTTAAATCCTGCTAAAGTGTATGATGTTATAGCTGCAGTTTGCTCAGAGACCTCTTCACTACATGCGAATCTTATGACAATGTCATCCAGATTAACTAACCGCAGTGGAAAGCCTTTCGTGGATGTTGCAGTCAATGTCCTTATCAAGCTTGTAATTGACAT CTTGATTGGCAAAGCTATCTCTTGGATGCTTAATCATGGATTCTGCAG GTCAATGGCATTGAGTACAAAGTATAACTCTCTCCCAAACGAATCTTCCCAACCATTTGAGACTATGATCGAGATGAATTTGT GGAATTGA